The following are encoded together in the Parabacteroides chongii genome:
- the kdsB gene encoding 3-deoxy-manno-octulosonate cytidylyltransferase, producing MKFIGIIPARYASTRFPGKPLADMAGKPMIQRVYEQVKDVLDAVCVATDDSRIEAAVKAFGGNVVMTSDQHRSGTDRVYEAYTKVGEGYNVVINIQGDEPFIHPEQIETLKACFTDAGTQIATLVKPFRPDDDFETALFNANSPKVVLNKNNEAMYFSRSIIPYMRGKNYQEWLPNHTYYKHIGLYAYRADTLKEITNLPQSSLELAESLEQLRWLENGYKIKVGITQQETIGIDTPEDMEKALAFLNEQHGSL from the coding sequence ATGAAATTTATAGGAATAATACCGGCAAGATATGCCTCTACCCGTTTTCCGGGAAAACCGTTGGCCGACATGGCAGGAAAACCGATGATCCAACGTGTATACGAACAGGTGAAAGATGTACTGGATGCCGTATGTGTCGCCACAGACGATAGCCGGATTGAAGCTGCCGTAAAAGCTTTTGGCGGGAATGTCGTTATGACTTCCGACCAGCATCGAAGCGGAACGGACCGTGTTTATGAAGCTTATACCAAAGTCGGAGAAGGTTACAACGTAGTGATCAACATTCAGGGCGATGAACCTTTTATCCATCCGGAACAGATTGAAACATTGAAAGCGTGCTTTACGGATGCCGGAACGCAGATTGCCACACTGGTTAAACCTTTCCGCCCGGATGATGATTTCGAAACGGCACTCTTCAATGCGAACTCCCCGAAAGTCGTCCTCAACAAGAACAATGAAGCAATGTATTTCAGCCGCTCCATTATTCCCTATATGCGTGGTAAGAACTATCAGGAATGGTTACCCAACCATACGTATTATAAACATATCGGTTTATACGCTTACCGGGCCGATACGCTGAAGGAAATCACCAACCTGCCCCAATCATCTTTGGAACTGGCCGAGAGCCTGGAACAGCTCAGATGGCTCGAAAACGGTTACAAGATAAAAGTCGGCATAACCCAACAGGAGACGATCGGTATCGACACGCCGGAAGACATGGAGAAAGCACTCGCTTTTCTCAACGAGCAACATGGCTCACTATAG
- a CDS encoding DUF6057 family protein, which yields MNKKERLLQGSVAGLFAVVCVLFFQFLVSDHLFAKEQMVSMAGLPEVLSGYWGKPAWLACSLAKILTSVLVPVGGGAILITLVLLSEWWASCFILKKFHVGEMAPLFALFPVILEWGTYASPYYHLNSILSLIITLYIFCGYTLIKKKWLSGIMGFVLLFVVYSLVGSRLFIFIILVLLYEAEIEEKRWMYWTLLLITGTLLPEFLKSLYSLSEEEAYQYPHAWLPAFFPAIMLASLLVAMQFEKVRYMKVSTWSVSVTSGLLLLLLAVTIVSHVAR from the coding sequence ATGAATAAGAAAGAAAGACTTTTGCAAGGAAGTGTAGCTGGGCTCTTTGCAGTGGTATGCGTTCTCTTTTTCCAGTTTTTGGTTTCTGATCATTTGTTCGCGAAGGAACAGATGGTAAGTATGGCGGGGTTGCCTGAGGTGCTGTCCGGATATTGGGGAAAGCCGGCATGGCTTGCCTGCTCCTTAGCAAAAATACTTACCTCCGTATTGGTTCCTGTCGGGGGCGGTGCTATTCTGATTACTTTGGTGCTGTTGTCCGAATGGTGGGCTTCTTGTTTCATCTTGAAGAAGTTTCATGTGGGTGAAATGGCCCCTTTATTTGCTTTGTTTCCGGTGATATTGGAGTGGGGTACTTACGCGAGTCCTTACTATCATCTGAATTCTATCTTGTCTCTGATAATAACACTCTATATATTCTGTGGCTATACGTTGATAAAGAAGAAATGGCTTTCAGGTATAATGGGATTCGTTTTGTTGTTTGTCGTTTATTCCTTGGTTGGTAGCCGGTTATTTATATTTATTATTTTGGTGTTGCTGTATGAGGCGGAGATAGAGGAAAAACGGTGGATGTATTGGACTTTGTTGTTGATTACAGGGACTTTGTTGCCTGAATTTCTGAAAAGTTTATATTCGCTTTCAGAAGAAGAAGCCTATCAGTATCCGCATGCATGGCTGCCGGCTTTTTTTCCGGCTATCATGTTAGCCAGTCTGCTGGTGGCAATGCAGTTTGAAAAAGTCCGGTATATGAAAGTCAGTACATGGTCTGTCTCTGTTACTTCCGGACTTTTACTGTTATTGCTGGCGGTTACTATAGTGAGCCATGTTGCTCGTTGA
- the yidC gene encoding membrane protein insertase YidC, which yields MDKNTLIGFLLIGIVLFAFSWFNRPTPEQLEAQRRYQDSIARIELAKQAEMQLEDSKSTADNSFDSLPDSARAARLESNFGVFAAAMTGTDDVTVLENDLIELHISNKGGRISYARLKDYTTYDNKPVILFEGKEASLDFTLVTATNRVLNTAELFFTPVKTQDPNQLIMRVNAGEGGSLDFIYTIKPDNYMVQFDIKGTGLNGVLAPSTTALDMVWKQKIRQQEQGIKYENRYTALYYKFLADGVEQLSESKSEDKKVSGRLKWIAYKDKFFSTIMIADEGFESATFDSKMVEADGIVKEFKTTTAVPFDLRGNEVTTFRYFFGPNSYPLLKSYDKGIASDQQLDLERLVPLGASVFRWVNQYFVIPLFDFLGKYIKSYGLIIFLMTVIVKLILFPLTYKSYMSSAKMRVLRPQVEELNAKYPGQDKAVERQRATMELYSRAGASPMAGCIPMLLQMPVLIALFMFFPSAIELRHQSFLWAHDLSTYDAIFSWNKYIPIITPYFGNHISLFCLLMTITNVIYTKYNMEMTNTGQQQMPGMKAMMYMMPLMFLVFFNQYASGLTYYYFISTLITIVQTLVFRYTINEDKLLAKLEANKKKPQKKSGFMKRLEEAQRMQQEQLKKQQEQKKRR from the coding sequence ATGGATAAAAACACATTAATTGGTTTTCTGCTTATCGGTATTGTTTTATTTGCGTTCAGCTGGTTTAACAGGCCGACGCCTGAGCAGTTGGAAGCTCAGCGCCGTTATCAGGACTCGATCGCCAGGATCGAACTGGCTAAACAGGCTGAGATGCAGCTTGAAGACAGCAAAAGCACTGCCGATAATTCTTTTGACAGTCTGCCGGATTCTGCGCGAGCAGCCCGGCTGGAAAGCAATTTCGGGGTATTCGCCGCAGCTATGACAGGTACAGACGATGTAACTGTTTTGGAGAATGACCTGATTGAATTGCATATCAGTAATAAAGGAGGACGTATTTCATATGCCCGTCTGAAAGATTATACCACGTATGATAATAAGCCTGTTATCCTGTTTGAAGGAAAAGAGGCTTCTCTCGATTTCACACTGGTAACCGCAACAAACCGTGTATTGAATACTGCCGAACTGTTTTTTACTCCGGTAAAAACACAGGATCCGAACCAGTTGATCATGCGTGTAAATGCAGGCGAAGGAGGTTCGCTGGACTTTATCTATACAATTAAGCCGGACAATTATATGGTTCAGTTTGATATAAAAGGTACAGGTCTGAACGGTGTTCTGGCTCCAAGTACAACGGCTTTGGATATGGTTTGGAAACAAAAAATCCGCCAGCAGGAGCAGGGTATTAAATATGAAAACAGATATACTGCCTTGTATTATAAATTCCTGGCCGACGGTGTAGAACAGCTGAGCGAAAGTAAAAGTGAAGATAAGAAAGTGTCAGGCCGTCTGAAATGGATCGCTTATAAGGATAAATTCTTTTCGACGATAATGATTGCCGACGAAGGTTTTGAAAGTGCAACATTCGATTCGAAGATGGTTGAAGCTGATGGTATTGTGAAAGAGTTTAAGACAACAACGGCAGTTCCTTTCGACCTGAGAGGAAATGAGGTGACAACTTTCCGTTATTTCTTCGGACCGAACAGTTATCCCTTGCTGAAATCATATGACAAGGGTATCGCTTCCGACCAGCAGCTGGATCTGGAACGCCTGGTTCCGCTGGGAGCAAGTGTTTTCCGTTGGGTGAACCAGTATTTCGTTATTCCGCTGTTTGACTTCCTGGGTAAATATATCAAGAGTTATGGTCTGATCATCTTCCTGATGACAGTGATAGTGAAACTGATTTTATTCCCATTGACGTATAAGTCTTATATGTCATCAGCGAAGATGCGCGTACTTCGTCCGCAGGTGGAAGAGTTGAATGCTAAATATCCGGGACAGGATAAGGCGGTGGAGCGTCAGCGGGCTACGATGGAGCTGTATAGCCGTGCCGGGGCGAGTCCGATGGCAGGCTGTATACCGATGTTGTTGCAGATGCCGGTATTGATTGCCCTGTTCATGTTCTTCCCGTCGGCTATCGAGTTGCGTCATCAGAGTTTCCTTTGGGCACATGACTTGTCGACTTATGATGCGATTTTCAGCTGGAATAAATACATTCCTATTATTACTCCGTACTTCGGTAACCACATCAGTTTATTCTGTTTGCTGATGACGATCACCAACGTTATTTATACCAAGTATAATATGGAAATGACCAATACCGGACAACAGCAGATGCCGGGGATGAAGGCCATGATGTATATGATGCCGCTGATGTTCCTGGTGTTCTTTAACCAGTATGCGTCAGGTTTGACTTATTACTACTTCATTTCTACATTGATCACGATCGTTCAGACATTAGTATTCCGCTATACGATCAATGAAGATAAGTTGCTCGCCAAGCTGGAAGCAAACAAAAAGAAACCGCAGAAGAAATCCGGTTTCATGAAACGTTTGGAAGAAGCACAGCGTATGCAGCAGGAGCAGTTGAAAAAACAGCAGGAACAGAAAAAGAGAAGATAA
- a CDS encoding CTP synthase codes for MADTKYIFVTGGVVSSLGKGIIAASLGKLLQARGYKVTIQKFDPYINIDPGTLNPYEHGECYVTVDGHEADLDLGHYERFLNVPTTRSNNITTGRIYQSVINKERKGDYLGKTVQVVPHITDEIKRNVKLLGSKYKFDFVITEIGGTVGDIESLPFIESVRQLKWELGKNCMCVHLTYVPYIAAAKEFKTKPTQHSVKQLQELGIQPDVLVLRTEHLLSNDITRKVALFCNVDADAVVQSVDVPTIYEVPLVLQRQNMDVTILKKMGLEVGPTPEMKPWKEFLKKKTDATETVKIGLVGKYVELQDAYKSIDESLLQAAIYNDRKLDLHLFHSEKLTEANAAEQLKDMDGILIAPGFGQRGIEGKFAALKYARENDVPCLGICLGMQCMVIEYARDVLGLTEANSTEMEPNTPYKVIDLMEEQKNVTNMGGSMRLGAYDCVLTKGSKAYEAYGKEHIQERHRHRFEFNNQYREQFEAAGMKCTGENPETGLVEVVEIPALKWFVGVQFHPEYNSTVVNPNPLFVSFVKAAIDNK; via the coding sequence GTGGCAGATACAAAGTACATCTTCGTTACGGGCGGCGTAGTCTCTTCTTTAGGTAAGGGAATTATTGCTGCATCATTGGGTAAACTCCTTCAGGCGAGAGGCTACAAGGTTACTATCCAAAAGTTTGATCCCTACATTAATATCGATCCGGGTACATTGAACCCTTATGAGCACGGTGAATGTTATGTAACCGTAGACGGACATGAAGCGGACCTGGACCTGGGACATTATGAACGTTTCCTGAATGTTCCTACCACACGGTCTAACAATATTACGACAGGCCGTATTTATCAGAGTGTAATAAATAAAGAACGTAAAGGCGATTACCTGGGTAAGACAGTCCAGGTGGTTCCTCATATCACAGACGAAATCAAACGGAATGTGAAGCTGTTGGGATCAAAGTACAAATTTGACTTTGTGATCACGGAGATCGGTGGTACCGTAGGCGATATCGAATCGTTGCCGTTCATTGAAAGTGTACGTCAGTTGAAGTGGGAACTGGGTAAGAATTGTATGTGCGTGCATCTTACTTATGTACCTTACATTGCGGCTGCCAAAGAATTTAAAACAAAACCGACACAGCATTCTGTTAAGCAATTACAGGAACTGGGTATCCAGCCGGATGTATTGGTTTTGAGAACTGAACATCTGCTGAGCAACGATATTACCCGCAAGGTTGCCTTGTTCTGTAATGTGGATGCGGATGCTGTTGTACAGTCTGTCGATGTTCCGACTATTTATGAAGTTCCGTTGGTATTGCAGCGTCAGAATATGGATGTTACCATCCTGAAGAAGATGGGACTGGAAGTAGGACCTACTCCGGAAATGAAACCCTGGAAAGAGTTCCTGAAGAAAAAGACAGATGCCACTGAAACTGTTAAGATCGGTTTGGTCGGTAAATATGTCGAATTGCAGGATGCTTATAAATCGATTGACGAATCATTGCTGCAGGCTGCTATCTATAACGATCGCAAACTGGATCTGCATCTGTTCCATTCTGAAAAACTGACTGAAGCCAATGCTGCCGAACAATTGAAAGATATGGATGGTATCCTGATCGCTCCGGGATTCGGGCAGCGGGGTATCGAAGGTAAGTTTGCCGCTTTGAAATATGCCCGTGAAAACGATGTTCCTTGCCTGGGTATCTGCCTGGGTATGCAGTGTATGGTAATCGAATATGCCCGCGATGTTTTGGGCCTGACCGAAGCTAACTCGACAGAAATGGAACCGAATACACCATACAAGGTGATCGACTTGATGGAAGAACAGAAAAATGTGACCAATATGGGTGGTTCTATGCGCTTGGGAGCTTATGACTGTGTTCTGACAAAAGGCTCGAAAGCGTATGAAGCTTACGGGAAAGAACATATCCAGGAACGTCATCGTCACCGTTTCGAATTTAACAACCAGTATCGCGAACAGTTTGAAGCAGCCGGTATGAAATGTACTGGTGAAAACCCGGAAACAGGTTTGGTGGAAGTGGTTGAGATTCCGGCACTGAAATGGTTCGTAGGTGTTCAGTTCCATCCGGAATACAACAGTACGGTAGTTAATCCGAACCCACTTTTCGTGAGCTTTGTGAAAGCCGCTATTGATAATAAATAA
- a CDS encoding DUF3078 domain-containing protein — MVIKRYFILFFILSSLASLAKAQEGTLITGSNLTQTEQGNATDTIPVIEIEDPDLDNIISLRAQFEKQNRSYSAPVTPNENLLRFLKKDEVELSDEAMYWARLVRDASTIFDSNVTFRDTIIVNPLFLPIIFKGKLLPDNLSYYDKDAWKNKIDIPLPFTPDTLFKEQELRREIENKAYKYIEANYPNYIRYSMRDLPQDKVIAKVITKPTYQPDMIKVESDADFSDVDAPVKFIPERRYWTSHFESSLQFAQNYISPNWHKGGVSTLNLTNRELFTYNYNKDKVMFTNSLELKNNLYTAPKDTLRNYKVGDDVFRIYSNFGYKAFNKWYYTLDMEFKTQLFSSYAENQNVKLAGLLSPFSINFGLGMKYDLNKTFASSKHKKLVLSANIAPLSYTYIRTIDKDIDLARHFQKKDTEENYPYKQSLFGSTVNATMTFDISRNISWYSRLNYNTNYHRIQGEFENRLNMAISRFFSTIISLNLRYDDGIAKNEDFDSYLQINELLSFGFNYKW; from the coding sequence ATGGTTATCAAAAGATACTTCATTCTGTTTTTTATACTTTCATCATTGGCAAGCTTGGCTAAAGCGCAGGAAGGGACTCTCATTACCGGGAGCAATCTCACACAGACCGAGCAAGGTAATGCGACAGATACTATCCCTGTGATTGAAATAGAAGATCCGGACCTGGATAATATCATTAGCCTGCGGGCACAATTCGAGAAACAGAACCGGTCGTATTCCGCACCGGTTACCCCCAATGAAAATCTGCTCCGTTTTCTAAAAAAAGACGAAGTCGAACTGTCTGATGAAGCAATGTACTGGGCACGTTTAGTTCGTGATGCCTCCACTATATTTGACAGCAACGTAACTTTCCGGGATACGATTATAGTGAACCCTTTGTTTCTGCCAATCATATTCAAAGGAAAACTTCTGCCGGACAATCTTTCGTACTATGACAAAGATGCCTGGAAGAATAAAATCGATATACCTCTACCCTTTACCCCGGATACTTTATTTAAGGAACAGGAGTTAAGACGTGAGATTGAAAATAAAGCATATAAATATATAGAGGCAAACTATCCGAACTACATCCGTTATTCCATGAGGGATTTGCCACAGGATAAAGTGATCGCCAAAGTGATCACAAAACCGACTTACCAGCCGGATATGATCAAAGTGGAAAGTGATGCTGATTTCAGTGATGTGGATGCTCCGGTAAAATTCATTCCGGAAAGACGGTATTGGACGTCACACTTTGAAAGTTCACTCCAGTTTGCACAGAATTATATCTCTCCGAACTGGCATAAAGGTGGTGTTAGTACGCTGAACCTGACAAATCGCGAACTGTTCACCTACAACTATAATAAGGACAAGGTCATGTTCACCAATTCACTGGAATTGAAGAATAACTTATATACAGCACCGAAAGATACCTTGCGTAACTATAAAGTCGGTGATGACGTGTTCCGTATTTACAGTAACTTCGGTTACAAGGCATTCAACAAATGGTACTATACGCTGGATATGGAATTCAAGACACAGTTATTCAGCAGTTACGCAGAAAACCAGAATGTCAAACTGGCCGGTCTGCTTTCACCATTCAGCATCAACTTCGGTCTCGGTATGAAATATGACCTGAACAAGACGTTTGCATCTTCTAAACACAAAAAACTGGTATTATCTGCCAATATCGCACCGTTATCTTATACTTATATCCGAACGATAGATAAAGACATCGACCTGGCACGCCATTTCCAGAAAAAAGATACCGAAGAAAATTATCCGTACAAACAGAGCCTGTTCGGTTCGACTGTTAATGCGACCATGACATTCGACATCAGCCGGAATATCAGCTGGTATTCCCGTCTGAATTACAATACCAATTATCATCGTATCCAGGGTGAGTTCGAAAACCGGTTGAATATGGCTATCAGCAGATTCTTCTCAACCATCATCTCACTGAACCTGAGATATGACGACGGTATTGCCAAGAATGAAGACTTCGACAGTTATCTGCAGATCAACGAACTCTTGAGTTTTGGTTTTAATTACAAATGGTAA
- a CDS encoding SoxR reducing system RseC family protein, with translation MSESINHNGRIEKIEGDTIFVRIIQQSACSGCHAKGMCSASDQKEKIIEVNDPNSGRFHINEEVTLCGQSSLGLQAVLLAFVLPLIIVVAAIVAGNYLQWDETTSGLTGLLLLVPYYCILYFLREKLKRKFIFTLKKLN, from the coding sequence ATGAGCGAAAGTATCAATCACAACGGTAGAATCGAAAAGATCGAAGGCGATACGATCTTTGTCAGGATCATTCAACAATCGGCCTGTTCCGGTTGCCACGCAAAGGGTATGTGCAGCGCATCCGATCAGAAAGAGAAGATCATTGAAGTGAATGATCCCAACTCCGGCAGATTCCACATAAACGAAGAAGTTACGCTATGCGGTCAGAGTTCGCTCGGACTACAGGCTGTGTTACTGGCCTTTGTTCTTCCGTTGATCATTGTAGTCGCGGCCATTGTAGCAGGAAATTATTTGCAATGGGACGAAACAACCAGCGGGTTAACCGGTCTATTACTATTAGTTCCCTACTACTGCATACTATACTTTTTACGCGAAAAACTAAAAAGAAAATTCATATTTACCCTGAAAAAACTTAATTGA
- a CDS encoding Fe-S cluster domain-containing protein, giving the protein MILIAVISLGAIGAIGAVFLYAASKKFEVYEDPRIAEVQEALPGANCGGCGYPGCGGFAAACVKADSLEGLLCPVGGAETMGKVASILGMEAASAEPMVAVVRCNGTCQARPRTNRYDGVQSCAIASSLYGGETNCTFGCLGYGDCVNACTFDAIHINPETGLPEVDDDKCTSCGACVKACPKNIIELRKKGPKSRRIFVSCVNKDKGAAARKACSNACIGCGKCVKECPFEAITLENNVAYIDYRKCRLCRKCVAVCPTGAIHELNFPPRKEAAPAVDADKVKPVAPKATPAPKTAETTPKAEATTKAEPTAKAATAPETKTTEETIQK; this is encoded by the coding sequence ATGATTTTAATTGCCGTTATTTCATTAGGAGCCATTGGAGCCATCGGTGCAGTATTTCTCTACGCCGCCTCCAAGAAGTTTGAAGTATACGAAGATCCCCGCATCGCAGAGGTTCAGGAAGCATTGCCCGGAGCCAATTGCGGAGGTTGCGGATACCCCGGATGCGGTGGTTTTGCAGCAGCCTGTGTAAAAGCCGATTCACTGGAAGGACTGCTTTGTCCTGTAGGCGGAGCCGAAACGATGGGTAAAGTTGCTTCAATCCTCGGTATGGAAGCTGCCAGCGCAGAGCCGATGGTAGCAGTAGTGCGTTGCAACGGAACTTGCCAGGCCCGTCCGCGTACAAACCGTTACGATGGTGTACAGAGTTGTGCCATAGCTTCCTCTTTATATGGAGGAGAAACGAACTGTACATTCGGTTGTCTCGGTTATGGCGATTGCGTAAACGCCTGTACTTTCGATGCCATCCACATCAATCCGGAAACAGGACTGCCCGAGGTAGACGATGACAAATGTACATCATGCGGTGCCTGCGTAAAAGCCTGTCCGAAAAACATTATCGAACTACGTAAGAAGGGACCGAAATCACGTCGTATCTTCGTTAGCTGTGTGAATAAAGACAAGGGAGCAGCAGCCCGCAAGGCTTGTTCCAATGCTTGTATCGGTTGCGGTAAATGTGTGAAGGAATGTCCGTTCGAAGCCATCACGCTTGAAAACAATGTGGCTTATATCGACTACCGCAAATGCCGCTTGTGTCGCAAATGTGTAGCCGTATGTCCGACCGGAGCGATTCATGAACTGAATTTCCCGCCCCGTAAAGAAGCTGCCCCTGCCGTGGACGCCGACAAAGTAAAGCCTGTTGCCCCGAAAGCAACACCGGCTCCGAAAACTGCCGAAACAACACCGAAAGCAGAAGCTACAACTAAAGCTGAACCGACTGCAAAAGCAGCCACAGCGCCTGAAACAAAAACAACAGAAGAAACAATTCAAAAATAA
- the rsxC gene encoding electron transport complex subunit RsxC, producing the protein MLRTFRIGGIHPPENKLSAGKKITGLAIPKQVIIPLSQHIGAPAQAVVKKGDPVKVGTLLAKAGGFVSANIHSSVSGKVNKIDNALDASGYKRPAIYIDVEGDEWEESIDRSETLVKECPLPSKEIVDKIAAAGIVGLGGATFPTQVKLMPPPGSKAEIIIINAVECEPYLTSDHSLMMEKTEQILVGVTLLMKAVNVTKAVIGIENNKPDAIALMQKLAAGYKGIDIMPLKVQYPQGGEKQLIDAVIRRQVKSGALPISAGAVVQNVGTAYAVYEAVMKNKPLFERVVTVTGKAVANPSNFLVRMGTPISALIEAAGGIPEDTGKIIGGGPMMGKALISPEVPVTKGSSGVLLMTKKESERKPMRDCIRCAKCVNVCPMGLNPTLLMNATEFTEWDLAEKNHITDCIECGSCSYTCPANRPLLDYIRSGKGKVMGIMRARKS; encoded by the coding sequence ATGCTAAGGACATTTCGAATCGGAGGTATACATCCACCCGAAAATAAATTGTCTGCCGGGAAGAAAATCACCGGACTGGCTATACCCAAGCAGGTCATTATACCGCTAAGCCAGCATATCGGTGCTCCTGCCCAGGCTGTGGTCAAGAAGGGCGATCCGGTTAAAGTCGGTACACTTCTCGCCAAAGCCGGAGGTTTTGTATCGGCGAATATCCATTCGTCGGTATCCGGTAAAGTAAACAAGATAGATAACGCCCTCGACGCAAGCGGATACAAACGTCCCGCTATCTATATTGATGTGGAAGGCGACGAATGGGAAGAATCCATCGATCGCAGCGAGACACTCGTAAAAGAATGCCCGCTTCCTTCCAAGGAAATCGTAGATAAGATCGCGGCTGCCGGTATCGTAGGTCTGGGCGGCGCAACTTTCCCTACCCAGGTAAAACTGATGCCTCCTCCCGGAAGCAAAGCGGAGATCATTATTATCAATGCCGTAGAATGTGAGCCGTATCTGACTTCCGACCATTCGTTGATGATGGAAAAGACAGAACAGATTCTGGTCGGCGTTACTCTGTTGATGAAAGCCGTCAACGTAACAAAAGCAGTGATCGGTATTGAAAACAACAAACCGGATGCCATCGCACTTATGCAGAAACTGGCTGCCGGATATAAAGGAATCGACATCATGCCTCTGAAAGTACAATATCCTCAAGGAGGTGAAAAACAGCTGATCGACGCTGTGATTCGTCGCCAGGTAAAGAGCGGTGCACTGCCAATCTCTGCCGGAGCCGTTGTACAGAATGTAGGTACGGCTTATGCAGTATATGAAGCGGTGATGAAAAACAAACCGTTGTTCGAACGTGTCGTTACCGTAACGGGTAAAGCAGTTGCCAATCCGTCTAACTTCCTGGTTCGCATGGGTACGCCGATCAGTGCATTGATTGAAGCTGCAGGCGGTATTCCTGAAGATACCGGTAAAATAATCGGCGGAGGTCCGATGATGGGTAAAGCCCTGATCAGTCCGGAAGTGCCGGTTACCAAAGGTAGCTCCGGCGTATTGCTGATGACAAAAAAAGAATCTGAACGTAAACCGATGCGCGATTGTATCCGTTGTGCCAAATGTGTCAATGTTTGTCCGATGGGCCTCAACCCGACCCTGCTGATGAATGCTACAGAGTTTACAGAATGGGATCTGGCAGAAAAGAATCATATCACCGACTGCATCGAATGCGGTTCTTGTAGTTATACCTGCCCGGCCAACCGTCCGTTGCTGGATTATATCCGTTCAGGTAAAGGAAAAGTAATGGGAATCATGCGGGCACGAAAGTCATAA
- a CDS encoding RnfABCDGE type electron transport complex subunit D codes for MENNLIVSPSPHIHGGDSISKNMYGVLIALVPAFLVSLYFFGLGALIVTATSVVSCVLFEYLIQKFLMKKEPTICDGSAILTGVLLAFNLPSNLPVWIILIGALAAIGIGKMSFGGLGNNIFNPALVGRVFLLISFPAQMTTWPEVGQLTAYTDATTGATVLSLMNEGALDKLPTLVDMLCGKMGGSLGEVSALALLLGLCYMLWKKIITWQIPVSILVTVFVFTGIMHLVNPVQYASPFVHLLSGGLMLGAIFMATDYVTSPMSKNGMLVYGIGIGILTTVIRLFGSYPEGMSFAILIMNAFTPLINSYIKPKHFGGK; via the coding sequence ATGGAAAATAATTTAATAGTATCTCCGTCGCCCCATATCCACGGTGGTGACAGCATAAGCAAGAATATGTATGGTGTACTGATTGCCCTTGTTCCGGCTTTCCTGGTATCCCTCTACTTTTTCGGACTGGGTGCATTGATCGTTACTGCAACATCGGTCGTATCCTGCGTCCTCTTTGAATATCTGATCCAAAAGTTCCTGATGAAAAAGGAACCGACTATATGCGATGGTTCAGCCATCCTGACCGGTGTCCTGCTGGCATTCAACCTGCCGTCGAACCTGCCTGTATGGATCATCCTGATCGGCGCGCTGGCAGCTATCGGTATCGGGAAAATGTCGTTCGGCGGACTGGGTAACAACATTTTCAACCCTGCACTTGTCGGACGTGTATTCCTGTTGATCTCTTTCCCGGCACAGATGACAACCTGGCCGGAAGTAGGACAACTGACAGCTTACACTGACGCAACAACGGGTGCTACCGTTCTTTCCCTGATGAACGAAGGGGCACTCGACAAATTACCGACATTGGTCGATATGTTATGCGGTAAGATGGGCGGTAGCCTCGGTGAAGTAAGTGCGTTGGCATTACTTCTGGGACTATGCTATATGTTATGGAAAAAGATCATTACCTGGCAGATTCCTGTTTCCATCCTGGTTACGGTATTTGTATTTACTGGTATTATGCATCTGGTCAATCCGGTTCAATACGCAAGCCCGTTCGTTCACCTGCTATCCGGAGGTCTGATGTTGGGAGCTATCTTTATGGCAACTGATTATGTGACTTCCCCGATGAGCAAGAACGGAATGTTGGTGTACGGTATCGGTATCGGTATCCTGACCACAGTGATCCGTTTATTCGGTTCTTATCCGGAAGGTATGTCGTTTGCTATTCTTATTATGAATGCATTTACCCCGCTGATCAACAGTTATATAAAACCTAAACATTTTGGAGGGAAATAA